One window of the Aptenodytes patagonicus chromosome 5, bAptPat1.pri.cur, whole genome shotgun sequence genome contains the following:
- the INA gene encoding alpha-internexin: MSYSAEPAAPAASYRHLFAEAPRRPEGAAGRRARPRAEPGRERGGEPRRARASEKEQLQGLNERFAGYIERVRALEERNGALAAELAALRQRSAEPRRLGQLLGGELRALRARLEEAHGERAQAALERARLAEETQRLRARCEEEARGRAEAEQALRSRQQAAEGAARARADLERRAAALREELAALRSAHAEQVAQLGAALRAAAPPAPAPAGRPDLAAALRELRAQYEALAARNLQAAEDWYRARCARLHERAARSQEAVRASRREAGECRRQLQARLAEMESLRGAHQSLERQLQELEERHSAEAAGLQDTIVQLEDDLRNTKNEMARHLREYQDLLNVKMALDIEIAAYRKLLEGEETLFSTGSVGLSALNPLPNPTYSFQPKGFSSSTLSFKEEEQGEVIKVTSKISSSQAEMIEGTITSAKKRGRLNLHEGIIANAKM; encoded by the exons ATGAGCTACAgcgcggagccggcggcgccggccgcctcCTACCGCCACCTCTTCGCGGAGGCCCCGCGGCGCCccgagggggcggcgggccggcgggcgCGCCCgcgcgcggagccggggcgggagcgcggcggcgagccgcggcgggcgcgggccAGCGagaaggagcagctgcagggccTCAACGAGCGCTTCGCCGGCTACATCGAGCGGGTGCGGGCGCTGGAGGAGCGGAACGGGGCGCTggcggcggagctggcggcgcTGCGGCAGCGGTCGGCCGAGCCGCGCCGGCTGGGCCAGCTGCTGGGCGGGGAGCtgcgcgccctgcgcgcccgcctgGAGGAGGCGCACGGGGAGCGGGCGCAGGCGGCGCTGGAGCGGGCGCGCCTGGCCGAGGAGACGCAGCGGCTGCGGGCGCGCTGCGAGGAGGAGGCGCGGGGCCGCGCCGAGGCGGAGCAGGCGCTGCGCTCCCGGCAGCAGGCGGCCGAGGGGGCCGCCCGCGCCCGCGCCGACCtggagcggcgggcggcggcgctgcgggaaGAGCTGGCGGCGCTGCGCAGCGCCCACGCCGAGCAGGTGGCCCAGCTGGGCGCCGcgctccgcgccgccgcgcccccggccccggccccggcggggcggcccgacctggcggcggcgctgcgggaaCTGCGCGCCCAGTACGAGGCGCTGGCGGCCCGCAACCTGCAGGCGGCCGAGGACTGGTACCGCGCCCGCTGCGCCCGCCTCCACGAGCGGGCGGCCCGCAGCCAGGAGGCCGTGCGCGCCAGCCGCCGGGAGGCCGGCGAGTGCCGCCGCCAGCTCCAGGCCCGCCTCGCGGAGATGGAGAGCCTGCGCGGCGCCCACCAGTCCCTGGAgaggcagctgcaggagctggaggagcggCACAGCGCCGAGGCCGCCGGCCTGCAG GACACCATCGTGCAGCTGGAGGACGACCTGCGAAACACCAAAAACGAGATGGCTCGGCACTTGAGGGAGTACCAAGACCTGCTTAATGTCAAGATGGCACTTGATATTGAGATAGCTGCCTACAG gaagctgctggagggagaggagaccCTCTTCAGCACAGGAAGCGTCGGCCTTTCAGCGCTCAatcccctccccaaccccacttACTCCTTCCAGCCAAAAGGCTTTAGTTCCTCTACTCTGTCCTTCAAGGAGGAAGAGCAAGGAGAGGTTATTAAAGTGACCTCTAAAATATCATCCAGCCAGGCTGAGATGATTGAGGGGACCATAACCTCTGCCAAGAAAAGAGGGAGATTAAACCTGCATGAAGGAATCATTGCGAATGCAAAAATGTAA